A window of Rhodococcus sp. SGAir0479 contains these coding sequences:
- a CDS encoding dihydrolipoyl dehydrogenase family protein → MASEEFDVIVIGGGPAGENAAAYAIAGSDRTAALVEHELVGGECSYWACMPSKALLRPVEVLSTARHMPGVEEKVNAYGLDTAAVLTRRDGFTHNLDDSSQVLWADSAGIDVIRGSARLTGVREVTVGDRVLRAREAVVIATGTTASVPDLPGLRDALPWTSRDATNVREIPKRLAVVGGGVVACEAVTWLHELGADEVTLLVRGSALLERTEPFAGEMIAEKMRKHGIDIRFGTSVESASRPGVVDTGVGRVHGGPVTLRTSGDGREHAELTVDEVLVATGRTPGTAGLGLERFGLPDHGYVTVDDHLTVSGVDGDWLYAVGDVNGRALLTHMGKYQARVCGDVIAARAESRPLDGPRFVASADHGQVPQVVFTTPEVAAVGRTESQARADGFDVEMVAVDIDVAGAALARDDYSGRASLVIDRATDTVLGATFVGSGVAELVHAATVAVVGKVPLESLWHAVPSYPTVSEVWLRLLEARRDRT, encoded by the coding sequence ATGGCTTCCGAAGAATTCGACGTCATCGTGATCGGAGGCGGGCCGGCCGGGGAGAACGCCGCGGCCTACGCCATCGCCGGCAGTGACCGCACCGCGGCACTCGTCGAACACGAGCTGGTGGGCGGTGAGTGCTCGTACTGGGCCTGCATGCCGTCGAAGGCGCTGCTGCGACCGGTCGAGGTGCTGAGCACCGCCCGCCACATGCCCGGTGTCGAGGAGAAGGTGAACGCGTACGGGCTCGACACCGCAGCCGTGCTGACGCGGCGGGACGGCTTCACCCACAACCTCGACGACTCGTCTCAGGTGTTGTGGGCGGATTCGGCCGGCATCGACGTGATCCGCGGCAGCGCGCGGCTCACCGGCGTTCGCGAGGTCACGGTGGGCGACCGGGTGCTGCGCGCCCGCGAGGCAGTGGTGATCGCGACCGGCACCACCGCGAGTGTGCCCGACCTGCCGGGCCTGCGCGACGCCCTGCCGTGGACGTCCCGGGATGCGACCAACGTCCGCGAGATCCCGAAGCGGCTCGCGGTCGTCGGCGGCGGCGTGGTGGCGTGCGAGGCCGTGACGTGGCTGCACGAACTCGGCGCCGACGAGGTGACGCTGCTGGTCCGGGGATCGGCCCTCCTCGAACGCACCGAACCGTTCGCGGGCGAGATGATCGCCGAGAAGATGCGCAAGCACGGGATCGACATCCGGTTCGGCACGTCGGTGGAGTCCGCGTCCCGGCCCGGCGTCGTCGACACCGGCGTCGGCCGTGTCCACGGCGGGCCGGTGACGCTGCGGACCAGCGGTGACGGCCGAGAGCACGCCGAACTGACCGTCGACGAGGTACTGGTCGCGACGGGCCGCACCCCCGGCACGGCGGGACTGGGACTCGAGCGTTTCGGCCTCCCGGACCACGGCTACGTCACCGTCGACGACCACCTGACGGTTTCCGGCGTGGACGGCGACTGGTTGTACGCGGTGGGCGACGTCAACGGGCGTGCACTGCTGACGCACATGGGCAAGTACCAGGCCCGCGTGTGCGGCGACGTGATCGCCGCCCGGGCGGAGAGCCGTCCGCTCGACGGGCCGCGCTTCGTCGCCTCGGCCGATCACGGCCAGGTGCCGCAGGTGGTGTTCACGACGCCCGAGGTGGCGGCGGTCGGACGCACCGAAAGCCAAGCCCGTGCAGACGGATTCGACGTCGAAATGGTGGCGGTGGACATCGACGTCGCCGGCGCCGCGCTCGCCCGTGACGACTACTCCGGCCGCGCGTCGCTGGTGATCGACCGCGCGACCGACACCGTCCTGGGCGCGACGTTCGTCGGGTCCGGGGTGGCCGAGCTGGTCCACGCCGCCACCGTCGCGGTGGTCGGCAAGGTGCCGCTCGAGAGCCTGTGGCACGCGGTCCCGTCGTACCCGACGGTCAGCGAGGTCTGGCTGCGGCTGCTCGAGGCTCGACGCGACCGGACATGA
- the ligD gene encoding non-homologous end-joining DNA ligase, giving the protein MNPPPAPPSPMLATLGQPPDGDGWAFEMKWDGQRAVADVGVDGVRLFSRNGNDVTGAFPELLEPLAEAVADHEAVLDGEVVALDRHGRPSFARLQRRMHVLRPTTQLRNDFPVTYYAFDVLALDGEQTVHLPYLERRKLLDGLGLSGTRVQVPPFWTGVDGDRMLALAREHHLEGVVAKQVDSTYAPGRRAPAWIKTPLRSNTEGIVVGWVDGTGAASHGVGSLLLGAYDDDGRLVYIGHVGTGFSSATRRSLRQLLKTLERPTSPLAAPPPTRDTKGAHWVEPELVGDVEYREYAGGSLRHPSWKGLRDDKSPDEVDLPGRH; this is encoded by the coding sequence ATGAACCCGCCGCCCGCGCCACCGTCCCCGATGCTGGCCACGCTCGGTCAGCCGCCGGACGGTGACGGCTGGGCCTTCGAGATGAAGTGGGACGGGCAGCGGGCCGTGGCCGACGTCGGGGTCGACGGCGTCCGGTTGTTCAGCCGGAACGGCAACGACGTCACCGGCGCGTTCCCCGAGCTGCTCGAGCCGCTGGCCGAGGCCGTCGCCGACCACGAGGCCGTGTTGGACGGCGAGGTCGTGGCGCTCGACCGGCACGGGCGTCCGTCGTTCGCTCGGCTGCAGCGGCGGATGCACGTACTGCGTCCGACGACGCAGCTGCGCAACGACTTTCCCGTCACGTACTACGCGTTCGACGTCCTCGCGCTGGACGGCGAGCAGACCGTGCACCTGCCCTACCTGGAGCGCCGCAAGCTGCTCGACGGCCTGGGGTTGTCCGGTACCCGCGTGCAGGTGCCCCCGTTCTGGACCGGCGTCGACGGGGACCGGATGCTGGCCCTGGCCCGCGAGCACCACCTCGAGGGCGTGGTCGCCAAGCAGGTCGACTCGACGTACGCGCCCGGCCGGCGCGCCCCGGCCTGGATCAAGACGCCGCTGCGGAGCAACACCGAGGGCATCGTCGTCGGGTGGGTCGACGGCACGGGCGCCGCGAGTCACGGCGTCGGGTCGCTGCTGCTGGGCGCGTACGACGACGACGGCCGCCTGGTCTACATCGGCCACGTGGGCACCGGCTTCAGCAGCGCCACCCGCCGGTCGCTGCGGCAGCTGCTGAAGACGTTGGAGCGGCCGACGAGTCCGCTGGCCGCGCCGCCACCGACGCGCGACACCAAGGGCGCGCACTGGGTCGAACCCGAACTGGTCGGCGACGTCGAGTACCGCGAGTACGCGGGCGGGAGCCTGCGGCATCCCAGTTGGAAGGGCCTGCGCGACGACAAGTCCCCCGACGAGGTGGATCTGCCCGGTCGGCACTGA
- a CDS encoding DUF4097 family beta strand repeat-containing protein, whose protein sequence is MPTFSTDEPISATLSFPVGDVTVTATDRNDTVVEVHPSDPQRDVDVRAAEQTRVEYSGGRLLVQAPRPRGLGVWGKVGSIDVTVALPSGSSLEADASAGAVRSTGRLGNVRVKTATGDVRLGSTAPATVTTGAGAVVVDTIAGDAELSTGSGTVEVRRVDGNATVKNSNGHNRIGSVRGNLRIKTANGDIAVGHTGGDVHAATANGEIRIDELTRGTASLRTGHGAIEVGIPAGTAARLDVHTSFGKVHNLLTPTDRPAPIGEKVDVEAHTGFGDITVQRAGLGDDDPRKAEQ, encoded by the coding sequence ATGCCCACTTTCAGTACCGACGAACCGATTTCGGCCACGCTCTCGTTTCCCGTCGGTGACGTCACCGTGACCGCCACCGACCGGAACGACACGGTGGTGGAGGTCCACCCCAGCGACCCGCAGCGCGACGTGGACGTGCGCGCCGCGGAGCAGACCCGCGTCGAGTACTCGGGCGGGCGTCTGCTCGTCCAGGCTCCCCGCCCGCGCGGGCTCGGCGTGTGGGGCAAGGTGGGTTCGATCGACGTCACCGTGGCGCTGCCGTCCGGGTCGAGTCTCGAGGCCGACGCCTCCGCCGGCGCGGTCCGATCCACCGGCCGGCTCGGCAACGTCCGCGTCAAGACGGCGACCGGCGACGTCCGGCTGGGTAGCACTGCGCCGGCCACCGTGACCACCGGCGCCGGCGCGGTGGTCGTCGACACCATCGCGGGGGACGCCGAACTCTCGACCGGTTCCGGCACGGTCGAGGTGCGCCGTGTCGACGGCAACGCGACGGTGAAGAACTCCAACGGCCACAACCGAATCGGCTCCGTGCGGGGGAACCTACGGATCAAGACGGCGAACGGGGACATCGCGGTCGGTCACACCGGCGGGGACGTCCACGCCGCGACTGCCAACGGCGAGATTCGCATCGACGAGCTCACGCGCGGCACCGCCTCGCTGCGGACCGGGCACGGCGCGATCGAGGTCGGCATTCCGGCCGGGACGGCCGCCCGCCTCGACGTCCACACCTCGTTCGGCAAGGTGCACAACCTGCTCACCCCGACCGACCGACCGGCCCCGATCGGCGAGAAGGTCGACGTCGAGGCCCACACCGGGTTCGGCGACATCACCGTCCAGCGAGCGGGGCTCGGGGACGACGACCCGCGAAAGGCGGAGCAATGA
- a CDS encoding ABC transporter permease, with translation MTTRSYAVSDSATMLRRNLRHMLRYPSMTVMLIGMPVVLLLLFVYVFGGTLGAGLGDPAGGRAAYIDYVTPGILLMTVASSAQGTAISVATDMTEGIIARFRTMAISRASVLTGHVVGSLIQTMISLVVVTGVAVAVGFRPTATPVEWIAAIGLLAAFTVAVTWLSVALGLVSQSVETASNLPMFLILLPFLGSGFVPTDSMPAALRWFAEYQPFSPVIETLRGLLLGEPIGANGRLAAAWIAVIATFGYVWAKRLFERRPTR, from the coding sequence ATGACCACTCGGTCCTACGCCGTGAGCGATTCCGCAACGATGCTGCGGCGCAACCTGCGGCACATGCTCCGCTACCCGTCGATGACGGTCATGCTGATCGGGATGCCCGTCGTGCTCCTGCTGCTGTTCGTCTACGTGTTCGGCGGCACCCTCGGCGCCGGCCTGGGCGACCCGGCCGGTGGGCGCGCCGCATACATCGACTACGTCACGCCCGGCATTCTCCTGATGACCGTGGCCAGTTCCGCTCAGGGAACGGCGATCTCGGTCGCGACGGACATGACGGAGGGCATCATCGCCCGCTTCCGAACGATGGCGATCTCACGCGCGTCGGTGCTGACCGGGCATGTCGTCGGCAGCCTGATCCAGACGATGATCAGTCTCGTCGTGGTGACCGGCGTCGCCGTCGCCGTCGGGTTCCGCCCCACGGCCACACCGGTGGAGTGGATCGCCGCGATCGGCCTCCTGGCGGCCTTCACCGTCGCGGTCACGTGGCTGTCGGTGGCGCTGGGGTTGGTCTCCCAGAGCGTGGAGACGGCCAGCAACCTGCCGATGTTCCTGATCCTGCTGCCCTTCCTCGGGAGCGGGTTCGTTCCCACCGACTCGATGCCCGCCGCCCTGCGCTGGTTCGCCGAGTACCAGCCGTTCAGTCCGGTCATCGAGACGCTGCGCGGACTGCTCCTCGGGGAGCCGATCGGCGCGAACGGCAGGCTCGCCGCGGCGTGGATCGCAGTGATCGCGACATTCGGGTATGTCTGGGCGAAGCGTCTGTTCGAGCGGCGCCCCACCCGCTGA
- a CDS encoding ATP-binding cassette domain-containing protein, with amino-acid sequence MTTAISTASAVRVRSLRKSFGDRVVLDGIDLDIAEGSIFSLLGPNGAGKTTVVNILSTLVAPDAGDVRVAGHELADDPDAIRAAIGVTGQFSAVDGLLTGAENLTLMADLHHLGRREARARTAELLELFDLTEAASTPASSYSGGMRRRLDLAMTLVGRPRVIFLDEPTTGLDPRSRRSMWDIVRELAADGVTIFLTTQYLEEADHLADRIAVLDGGRLVAEGTPADLKQLVPGGHVRLRFADLDELSAAARSLGESTRDDESLSLQVPGDGSAASLRTILDRLDADAIDVTDLSIHTPDLDDVFFALTARSDSPKETSR; translated from the coding sequence ATGACGACCGCAATCTCGACGGCATCGGCCGTACGTGTCCGTTCGCTCCGAAAGTCGTTCGGAGACAGAGTGGTACTCGACGGAATCGACCTCGACATCGCCGAGGGATCGATCTTCTCGCTTCTCGGCCCCAACGGTGCCGGCAAGACCACGGTGGTGAACATCCTCTCGACGCTCGTGGCGCCGGACGCCGGTGACGTCCGCGTCGCGGGGCACGAGCTGGCCGACGATCCGGACGCGATCCGCGCCGCGATCGGCGTCACCGGCCAGTTCTCCGCCGTGGACGGTCTGCTCACCGGAGCCGAGAACCTCACGCTGATGGCCGATCTCCACCACCTCGGTCGGCGTGAAGCGCGCGCCCGCACTGCCGAACTCCTCGAACTGTTCGACCTCACCGAGGCCGCGTCCACGCCCGCGTCGAGCTACTCGGGCGGTATGCGACGCCGACTCGATCTCGCGATGACGTTGGTCGGTCGTCCGCGGGTGATCTTCCTGGACGAACCGACGACCGGACTGGACCCGCGCAGTCGCCGCTCGATGTGGGACATCGTGCGGGAACTGGCAGCGGACGGCGTCACCATCTTCCTCACCACCCAGTACCTCGAGGAGGCCGACCACCTCGCCGACCGGATCGCGGTGCTCGACGGGGGCCGGCTCGTGGCCGAGGGCACACCGGCCGACCTCAAACAGTTGGTGCCCGGTGGTCACGTCCGCCTGCGTTTCGCAGATCTCGACGAATTGTCGGCGGCGGCAAGGTCGCTCGGCGAGTCGACGCGAGACGACGAGTCGCTCTCGCTCCAGGTGCCCGGCGACGGCAGCGCCGCGTCGCTCCGCACGATCCTGGACCGGCTCGACGCCGACGCGATCGACGTCACGGACCTGTCGATCCACACGCCCGACCTCGACGACGTGTTCTTCGCCCTCACCGCCCGCTCGGACTCCCCGAAGGAGACTTCGCGATGA
- a CDS encoding carboxylesterase/lipase family protein: MTDDVDVSFADGVVRGRRRRDLLSWRAIPYAAPPVGRLRLRAPQPVAPWTGVRAATEFGSPAPQERRRGDEDCLTLNVLRRAEPSAVARPVMVYIHGGAHTAGTAAAPMYSGAALVRRGDVVFVSLGYRLGALGYLDFREFATPTRPFDVNLGLRDQIAALEWVQRNIAAFGGDPDNVTLFGESAGADAVMTLLCTPATRGLFARAIAQSPPPATSNGTALAARWAREFLAIADVPRADAARYLTTAAPGDLVRVASTLSARAADEVPGVRPFAPVADGRVLPEHPLEAFESGTDHRVPLLIGTNAQEGRIFPRMLDILPTDPTRIAKMFERTDPAIVRRVLAAYPGYPGRRAAADLGGDVVFWEPSLRCAHAHTRHSDTYMYRYDFAPPLLRILGLGATHATELPAVFGTRGPTTRFTTALGGRRGLRVVTDTVQRHWLAFARTGRPLGDWPRYSVDGRETLIIDENCRVESDPLRARRVAWRGYRHRH, from the coding sequence GTGACCGACGACGTCGACGTCTCCTTCGCCGACGGGGTCGTTCGCGGTCGACGCCGCCGGGACCTGCTGTCGTGGCGCGCAATCCCTTACGCCGCGCCCCCGGTCGGGCGGCTGCGCCTGCGCGCACCGCAACCCGTCGCTCCGTGGACCGGCGTGCGCGCGGCCACGGAATTCGGCTCCCCGGCACCGCAAGAGCGTCGACGCGGCGACGAGGACTGCCTCACGCTCAACGTCCTACGCCGGGCGGAACCCAGCGCCGTCGCCCGGCCGGTCATGGTCTACATCCACGGCGGCGCCCACACTGCCGGGACGGCGGCGGCGCCGATGTACAGCGGTGCCGCGCTGGTCCGTCGTGGCGACGTCGTCTTCGTGTCGCTGGGCTATCGCCTCGGCGCGCTCGGTTACCTCGACTTCCGCGAATTCGCCACGCCGACTAGACCTTTCGATGTCAATCTCGGGCTGCGCGACCAGATCGCCGCTCTCGAGTGGGTGCAGCGGAACATCGCCGCGTTCGGGGGCGACCCCGACAACGTCACGCTGTTCGGCGAATCGGCGGGCGCGGACGCCGTCATGACTCTGCTGTGTACACCGGCGACCCGGGGACTCTTCGCTCGCGCCATCGCGCAGAGTCCGCCGCCGGCGACGTCCAACGGCACGGCCCTGGCCGCCCGATGGGCGCGCGAGTTCCTCGCCATCGCCGACGTGCCGCGCGCCGACGCCGCCCGCTACCTCACGACGGCCGCTCCCGGCGACCTGGTCCGTGTCGCGTCGACACTCAGCGCCCGGGCGGCCGACGAGGTTCCCGGGGTGCGGCCGTTCGCGCCGGTCGCCGACGGTCGGGTGCTCCCCGAGCATCCGCTGGAGGCGTTCGAATCCGGCACCGACCACCGCGTGCCGCTGCTCATCGGCACCAACGCGCAGGAAGGACGAATCTTCCCGCGGATGCTCGACATCCTCCCGACGGACCCGACGCGGATCGCGAAGATGTTCGAACGGACCGACCCGGCGATCGTGCGCCGGGTGCTCGCGGCGTACCCGGGCTATCCCGGCCGGCGGGCGGCCGCGGACCTGGGCGGTGACGTCGTGTTCTGGGAGCCGTCGCTGCGGTGTGCCCACGCGCACACCCGGCACAGCGACACGTACATGTACCGGTACGACTTCGCGCCGCCACTGCTGCGGATACTCGGCCTGGGCGCCACCCATGCCACCGAACTGCCGGCCGTGTTCGGCACCCGCGGGCCCACGACCCGGTTCACGACGGCGCTCGGTGGGCGTCGCGGACTGCGAGTGGTGACCGACACGGTGCAGCGACACTGGCTCGCTTTCGCGCGAACCGGACGGCCGCTCGGCGACTGGCCGCGGTACTCCGTCGACGGCCGCGAGACGCTGATCATCGACGAGAACTGCCGTGTCGAATCCGACCCGCTGCGGGCCCGACGCGTGGCGTGGCGCGGATACCGACACCGGCATTGA
- a CDS encoding class I adenylate-forming enzyme family protein yields MTKSVDPQAYIASVMAELTGPGGRFELVPEDVLGVRMPVMKNRDKSLGDVLAASAAYGDRDYLVTEDRRISYAEHLRAVAAFATALRERYGVGKGDRIGILAANTPEWVESFWAAQALGAIAVGFNAWWVPREIEYGVGHVRPAVLVVDAKRAALLDGLDIDVPVLTMEDDVPRLISEFADADLPRTDVAEDDPAVILYTSGTSGRPKGAVHSHRNLLSVIEYHRYSDALAAAFSGNPVSDGPSDLRYLLTSPLFHIASLHNLVVPRLATGSAVVIHQGSFDADRVLALIEREKVTNWGAVPTMAGRLLEHEDVTRYDTSSLTAFALASAPSSPGFQQRLREKLPFAANALVDSYGLTECSTAISVATPMDLQAFPGTLGRPIIGVAVEIRDPFGEPVPDGTEGEICVRSPYVMLGYWENDAATADAIRAGRWLHTGDFGVIENGMVRLTGRRSDLILRGGENVYPVEIEQCLDEHPAVAECAVVGVDHPDLGQEVAAVVVPRPGTTVTEDELRAFAADRLAYFKVPTRWRITEEPLPRNATGKTMRKQILI; encoded by the coding sequence GTGACCAAGTCTGTCGACCCCCAGGCATACATTGCGTCGGTCATGGCCGAATTGACGGGGCCCGGTGGGCGATTCGAACTCGTCCCGGAGGACGTGCTCGGAGTCCGGATGCCGGTGATGAAGAACCGCGACAAGTCCCTGGGTGACGTCCTCGCGGCCTCCGCCGCGTACGGCGACCGGGACTACCTCGTCACCGAGGATCGACGGATCAGCTACGCCGAGCACCTGCGCGCCGTCGCCGCGTTCGCCACCGCATTGCGCGAGCGCTACGGCGTCGGCAAGGGCGACCGGATCGGGATCCTGGCCGCCAACACTCCGGAGTGGGTGGAGTCGTTCTGGGCCGCGCAGGCCCTGGGTGCGATCGCGGTCGGTTTCAACGCGTGGTGGGTGCCGCGGGAGATCGAGTACGGCGTGGGCCACGTGCGCCCCGCGGTGCTCGTGGTCGACGCCAAGCGTGCCGCCCTCCTCGACGGCCTCGACATCGATGTCCCGGTCCTGACGATGGAGGACGACGTCCCCCGCCTGATCTCCGAGTTCGCCGACGCCGACCTGCCGCGCACCGACGTGGCCGAGGACGATCCGGCGGTGATTCTCTACACCAGCGGCACCAGCGGTCGCCCCAAGGGCGCGGTGCATTCGCACCGGAACCTGTTGTCCGTCATCGAGTACCACCGCTACAGCGACGCCCTCGCCGCGGCGTTCAGCGGCAACCCGGTCAGCGACGGCCCGAGCGATCTGCGCTACCTGCTGACGTCACCGCTGTTCCACATCGCGAGCCTGCACAACCTGGTCGTCCCCCGGCTGGCGACCGGCAGCGCCGTGGTGATCCACCAGGGGTCGTTCGACGCCGACCGCGTGCTGGCGCTCATCGAGCGGGAGAAGGTCACCAACTGGGGCGCCGTCCCGACGATGGCGGGTCGTCTGCTCGAGCACGAGGACGTCACCCGTTACGACACGTCGTCGCTCACGGCGTTCGCCCTCGCATCGGCGCCGTCCTCCCCCGGCTTCCAGCAGCGCCTCCGCGAGAAGCTGCCCTTCGCCGCCAACGCGCTGGTCGACAGCTACGGCCTCACCGAGTGCAGCACCGCGATCTCGGTGGCCACTCCGATGGACCTGCAGGCGTTCCCCGGCACGTTGGGCCGGCCGATCATCGGTGTCGCCGTGGAGATTCGCGATCCCTTCGGCGAACCGGTGCCCGACGGAACCGAGGGCGAGATCTGCGTCCGTAGCCCGTACGTGATGCTCGGGTACTGGGAGAACGACGCCGCGACCGCCGACGCGATCCGGGCGGGTCGGTGGCTGCACACCGGTGACTTCGGCGTCATCGAGAACGGCATGGTCCGGCTCACCGGCCGGCGCTCGGATCTGATCCTGCGGGGCGGCGAGAACGTCTACCCCGTCGAGATCGAGCAGTGCCTCGACGAACATCCGGCGGTTGCCGAGTGCGCCGTGGTGGGTGTCGACCATCCCGACCTCGGGCAGGAGGTCGCGGCGGTCGTCGTGCCGCGCCCCGGGACGACGGTGACCGAGGACGAACTCCGGGCCTTCGCAGCGGACCGGCTCGCGTACTTCAAGGTGCCCACCCGGTGGCGGATCACCGAGGAACCGCTGCCGCGCAACGCGACCGGTAAGACGATGCGCAAGCAGATCCTGATCTGA
- a CDS encoding carboxylesterase/lipase family protein has translation MTSRLDVTTADGVVRGRRLGDLLTWRGIPFAAAPVGPLRLRAPQPVEPWTGVRDATEFGAAAPQPRMGTALRPGKYQPISEDCLTLNVVAPATASTKPRPVMVFVHGGAFVIGTTAMGLYRGDRLVRRGDIVYVSVNYRLGALGFLDFREFSTADRPFDANLGLRDQVAALEWVQRNIAAFGGDPGNVTVFGESAGGTSVTTLMATPTAQGLFARAIAESAAPVLVNEAQRARESARQFLDLLGADRGEASRALDLATPAELGRAARRLSAKTLADTPGLHPFGPVVDGDFLPTAPLQAFTDGTAHPMPMIIGTNAREGALFPRLMDGLPTDAARIDAMFALTDPDARERILAAYPGYPAPAAAIALGGDLTFWKPSIDIADAHSAHAATYSYRFDYAPRLMHWLGLGATHALEMIAVFGYGDSAVGRALTAPGGRSGLRAVTDRMQENWIAFARNGVPEPWWPRYDAQHRRTLIFDAPARVERDPGRDRRLAWADYRGYVGEGAADRESDR, from the coding sequence ATGACGTCGAGACTGGACGTGACCACCGCCGACGGCGTCGTGCGGGGTCGTCGGCTCGGAGACCTGCTGACGTGGCGTGGCATCCCGTTCGCGGCTGCGCCGGTGGGGCCGCTGCGGCTGCGGGCACCGCAACCGGTGGAGCCGTGGACCGGGGTCCGCGACGCCACCGAGTTCGGTGCCGCCGCGCCGCAGCCCCGGATGGGGACCGCGCTGCGGCCGGGGAAGTACCAGCCGATCTCCGAGGACTGTCTCACGCTCAACGTCGTGGCACCGGCGACGGCGAGCACGAAGCCGCGGCCGGTGATGGTGTTCGTCCACGGGGGCGCGTTCGTGATCGGCACCACCGCGATGGGTCTCTACCGCGGCGACCGGCTCGTCCGCCGCGGTGACATCGTCTACGTGTCGGTGAACTATCGGCTGGGTGCGCTCGGTTTCCTGGATTTCCGGGAGTTCTCGACGGCGGATCGGCCGTTCGACGCCAACCTCGGACTGCGCGACCAGGTGGCCGCGCTGGAGTGGGTGCAACGCAACATCGCGGCGTTCGGCGGCGATCCCGGCAACGTGACCGTGTTCGGCGAGTCCGCGGGTGGCACCTCGGTGACCACACTCATGGCGACGCCGACGGCGCAGGGGCTGTTCGCCCGCGCCATCGCCGAAAGTGCCGCCCCGGTGCTGGTGAACGAGGCGCAGCGCGCGCGAGAGTCGGCACGTCAGTTCCTGGACCTGCTCGGCGCCGACCGTGGCGAGGCGAGTCGCGCACTCGACCTCGCGACACCCGCCGAACTCGGCCGGGCTGCACGACGATTGAGCGCGAAGACACTGGCCGACACCCCCGGACTGCACCCGTTCGGCCCGGTCGTGGACGGCGACTTCCTGCCCACCGCACCGCTGCAGGCGTTCACCGACGGGACCGCCCACCCGATGCCGATGATCATCGGCACCAACGCCCGTGAGGGCGCGCTGTTCCCCAGGTTGATGGACGGCCTGCCCACGGACGCGGCCCGCATCGACGCGATGTTCGCGCTCACCGATCCCGACGCCCGTGAACGCATCCTGGCCGCCTACCCGGGGTATCCCGCGCCGGCGGCGGCCATCGCGTTGGGCGGTGATCTGACCTTCTGGAAGCCCTCGATCGACATTGCCGACGCACACTCCGCGCACGCTGCCACGTACAGCTACCGATTCGACTACGCGCCCCGGCTGATGCACTGGCTCGGACTGGGCGCCACCCACGCGCTGGAGATGATCGCCGTCTTCGGCTACGGCGACTCCGCCGTGGGACGCGCCCTGACCGCCCCCGGCGGACGCAGCGGGCTGCGGGCCGTGACCGACCGGATGCAGGAGAACTGGATTGCTTTCGCGCGCAACGGCGTACCGGAGCCGTGGTGGCCGAGGTACGACGCGCAGCACCGGCGCACACTGATCTTCGACGCGCCCGCCCGGGTCGAGCGGGACCCGGGCCGGGATCGCCGCCTGGCGTGGGCCGACTACCGCGGGTACGTCGGGGAGGGCGCCGCGGACCGCGAGTCCGATCGGTGA
- a CDS encoding Arc family DNA-binding protein produces the protein MDLEPYVNALHRDLAIAAEAGGPDARALAERLTAPLDSAARLALLDALSDAAAEITRDLAPGSVDLRLRGREPSFVVTPPPPSVAPDAEAPTPEPAARPADVDEGPMTRINLRLPQDLKDRVEDAARAAGMSVNSWLVRAASTALDESAAPRRPERRAATGGDRFTGWVH, from the coding sequence ATGGACTTGGAACCGTACGTCAACGCCCTGCATCGGGACCTCGCGATCGCGGCCGAGGCCGGCGGGCCGGATGCCCGCGCGCTCGCCGAGCGCCTGACCGCACCACTCGACTCGGCGGCACGTCTGGCATTGCTGGACGCGCTCTCCGACGCCGCCGCCGAGATCACGCGTGATCTGGCGCCGGGATCGGTCGACCTCCGGCTGCGCGGCCGCGAACCGAGCTTCGTCGTCACTCCCCCGCCGCCCTCGGTCGCACCGGACGCCGAGGCACCCACTCCCGAACCGGCCGCCCGCCCGGCCGACGTCGACGAAGGGCCGATGACGCGCATCAATCTGCGGCTGCCGCAGGACCTCAAGGACCGCGTGGAGGACGCTGCCCGCGCGGCCGGGATGTCCGTCAATTCCTGGCTCGTCCGTGCGGCCTCCACCGCGCTCGACGAGAGCGCCGCCCCCCGGCGGCCGGAACGCCGTGCTGCGACGGGCGGCGACCGCTTCACCGGTTGGGTCCACTGA